The Paraburkholderia sp. PREW-6R genomic interval AGCAGATCTACAAGTGGCGTGCGGTGATCGCAGAGCGCCACGAAGTGCCGTTCGTCAAGCAGGAAGTGTTGAAGATGGCCGGGCGGCTGCTTGCAAGCCCCACGTTGTACCGCGCAACGGTGTCGTCGATGAGTAGCGCGCTGCGGCGCTTGCCGAATTTCGTTCTGTATAACCCGCTCAATATCTGGGGGCGGCAGCGTGAATTGCCCGAGGCGCCCACGCAGACCTTCCACGCGTGGTACAAAAAGAATCGCGGAGGCGGCAATGGCAACGCGTGAAGCGTTTCTTGCAAAGGTGCGCGCGGCGCAACCGGCCGCGCGGCCAAGGCCCGACGTGCCGCTCTTCGACCCCGTGGGCGGCGATCTGCGCGAGCGTTTCACAGCGGCATTGCAGGCCATGGGCGGCACCTGCGTATATGCGGCCAACGCGAATGAGGTCGCTACGCTGATTCGCGAACGCTTTGGCGAGGCGGCGTCGATTGCGTCGGCGACGTGGGAAGTGACCGGTACGCGCACGTTGACCGCGGACACGGAGCCGGCGTCGTTGCAGGATATCGATGTCGGCGTGGTGCGGGCGCGCTTTGGCGTCGCGGAAACCGGTTCGGTGTGGTTCAGCGAGCGCGAGTACGTGGTCAACGCATTGGGTTACATCGTCCAGCATCTGGTCGTGCTACTGGATCCTGCTGAATTACTCGACGGCTTGCAGGATGTGTACCGCCGCGACGACTTCCGCGAAGCGCGCTATGCGGCGCTCGTGACCGGACCGTCTGCGACAGCGGATATCGAAGGCGTGCTGATTCGCGGCGCGCAGGGCGTACGCTCGCTGACGGTAATGTGGCTCGCCGGGTGAGCAGGCGCCTGGTACGCCGATTTCGATGCCGGCGACGCCGTCGCTCTATTTCAGGCTTTCGCGGCGACGATCGGCGCTTCGAGCAGACAACCGAATTCGCGCGCAAAGTCGACGGAAACGCGCGCATGCACGGCGCCCTGTTTGTCGAAAAAGCGCTGTGTTCCGCTGAGCGTGAACACGCCCTCATGCCAGATGCCCGGATGGATGTAAAGACCCTGTGTTCCGTCGAAGCGGAAGCACACGAAGCTTTCTGGCGCGATGTCGTCGCCGGGTAGCGCGAGCGGCACGTAGAAGGGGCGGCCCTCGAGCGGAAAGAAGAGCTGGCCGCCGTCGGGGTGATAGTTCGCGTGCCACAGCAACATGCGCTCTGGCGCGTTTGCGTGGTCTTCGCGTGCGGCTTCGGGCTCTTTCGCATACGCAAGGATGTAGTTGCCCCCCACGGCCTCATTGCGACCGTACAGAATGTCGCCGCGCCATTCGCTGACGAACGTGCCTTCGGTCGTGCCGGCTTCGTCGCCTGTGCCGGCATCGATGGGCCGCGATCCGGTTGCCGGCCACTGAACGATCTCGATTGTGCAGTCGCCCGGCTCCGCGACGAGTCTGCCGAAATGCTTCAGCGTGGCCGGGGTCGCGTCGACCACGGGCATGGAGACAAGCCGCAGGTCGGGAGGCAGGGCGGGGTTCAGGTAGTCGATGGCTTCGGACATGGGTTTTGAGGTGGGAATCAAGGAACGCTGGACGGCGGCTGGCGTTCAGGTGGGTCGTCTGACGGTTTTACAATTTTATGCTCGATTCGCCGAGCGTTCGAGAGATGAACGAGCCCTGCTGCCAGCCTGAACCTCAAGCGCACAGCCTGGGCACGCGTCGATTCCTTCAACCTGCCACCACTCTTTGCTATCATCACTGTACATCCATACAGGTCCAGCAAATCGCCGTGGCAGCACCATTTCCGCCCGACATGCGCTCCGGCGTTCCTTACTATCTGCAGAACTTCGAGCGCGCGCTTGCGTGGCTCGCCGAGCGCTACGACGATCTGCTCGATGCAGGCGAACGTGGCTTCATGCGCGATTTCGCGGCTTTGCCGCAAGCAGCCCGCGCGCTGCTCGTGCGCATGCTCATGCGTAAAGGCACGCTGTTTCGCGCCAGCCGTCTCGCTTACGACGAGATCGGCTGTCCGCTGCAGGCCGGCACGCCGCTCAGCGCGCTGCGCTGGATCGACACCGAACCCGCGCTGACACTCGACGAGCTGTTCGCGCTCACGCCGCGCGCCGAATTGCTGGTCATTTTCGCGGACACGCTCGCGTTGATTCCCGGCGCAAAGAACCTGCGCAAACCGGAGCTGCTGGACGCGCTGCGCCCGTTCTACGCGGTCGAACGCGAAGCGGGCAGCGAGCCGCAGCATGGCGCGGCGCGCCCGCTTTCGTTGTGGCACGCCGGCACCAGCGACCGCGTCCTGCATGTTGCGATCGCGCCGCTGTGCGAGCGGCTACGGCTGATGTTTTTCGGCAATCTGCGCCAGGAATGGTCGGAGTTCGTCCTCGCCGACCTTGGCATCTTCCAGTACGAAAAAGTGGCGTTCGCCGCGTCGTCGCGCGCGTTCCAGCAGCGTGCCGATGTCGACATCTATCTCGCGCTGCACGCCTGTCGCGAAGCGCTCGACCGGCTGCCGGCCGGCGATCCAGGCGCGGAGCACGAGGCGATCCGTGAACTGGTCACGGCCGTCGGCGCGATTGAAACCTCGAATGCGTGGCTCGAAACACGCCGGGCCAAGCTGCTTTTTCGCATTGGCTACCATTGCGAGCGTCGGCAGCAATGGCCTACCGCGCTTGCTGTGTACGAAACGAGTGCGTGGCCCGGCGCGCGGCACCGGCGCATGCGGGTGCTCGAACGCAGCGAGCGCTTCGACGAAGCGCTCGCGCTCGCGCAGCAGGCCGCGGCATCGCCCGAAAGCGAAGAGGAAGCACAGCGTATCGCGCGCATGCTGCCGCGTTTGCGGCGCAAGCGCGGTGAGACGCCGGTCAGGGCGCCCGCGGCGCGGGCGGTCGAGCGCAGCATGGTGGTGCTGCCAAAGCCGGGCACGCCGCAAGCGGTCGAATACGTCGCACGCGAGCATTTGACGAGCGACACCGCGCCCGTGCATTACGTCGAAAACGCGCTGATCAATTCGCTGTTCGGGCTGCTGTGCTGGGAGCCGGTTTTTGCGGCGCTGCCTGGCGCATTTTTTCATCCGTTCCAGCGCGGTCCCGCCGATCTGCACGCGCCGGACTTTTATACGCGCCGCGCCACGCAATTTGCCGCATGTCTCGCGCAACTCGATGGTGGAGCGTATCGCGAGACCATTCTGCGGCATTGGCACGGCAAGGCCGGCCTGCAATCGCCGTTCGTGTTCTGGGGGCTGCTCACACCGGAGCTGATGACGCTGGCGCTCGATTGCCTGCCGGCCGCGCACCTGAAGCTCTGGTTCGAACGTCTGTTGCGTGACGTGCGCGGCAACCGGTCGGGCTTGCCGGACCTGATCCGCTTCTGGCCGAACGAACGGCGCTATGAACTGATCGAGGTGAAGGGGCCTGGCGACCGTCTGCAGGACAACCAGATTCGCTGGCTTGCCTACTGCGTCGAGCATGGCATGCCGGTTCGCGTGCTGGATGTGCGCTGGGCCGAAGAGGCCATCCCGCAAGACGCCGATCGGGCAATGAGCCCGACCGAGGTGGCCGCATGACCTATATGGTCGCCGTGCGCGCCCTGTGCGAGTTCACCGCAAGGCGCGGCGATCTCGATCTGCGCTTCACGCCCGCGCCCACGTCGCTCGAAGGCATGGCCGGGCACGTCACGGTCGCGGGGCGGCGTGCAGGCGGCTACCAGACCGAAATCACGCTGACGGGCACGCATCGCGGCCTCACGGTGCGCGGCCGCGCGGACGGTTACGATCCGGTGGCGAACCGGCTCGAAGAGGTGAAGACTCATCGCGGCGATCTCGAACGGATGCCCGCGAATCACCGCACGCTGCATTGGGCACAGGCGCTCGTGTACGGGCATTTGATGTGTCGCGCGCGCGGCCTCGCAGACATGACGATCGCGCTGGTGTACTTCGATATCGGCAGCCAGAAGGAAACGCTGCTCACGCAAACGCACAGCGCACGCGATCTGGAGATTTTCTTCGTCGAACAATGCGAGCGCTTTCTCGACTGGGCCGTGCAGGAAGAGGCGCATCGCGCGGCGCGCAACGCGGCGCTCGGTGCGTTGCAGTTCCCGCATGGCCAGTTCCGCAGCGGGCAGCGTGAGCTGGCGGTCTCGGTGTATCGCGCGGCGCGCGACGGCAAGCCATTGATGGCGCAGGCGCCTACGGGCATCGGCAAGACGCTCGCGACGATTTTTCCGTTGCTCAAGGCGTGCGCGTCGGAACAGATCGACCGGGTGTTCTTTCTGACCGCGAAAACGCCGGGCCGCGCACTGGCGCTCGACGCGATCGAAACGCTGCACCGGAGCGCCGTGTTGCCGTTAAGAACGCTCGAACTGGTGGCGCGCGACAAGGCCTGCGAGCATCCGGACAAAGCGTGCAACGGCGAGTCCTGTCCACTTGCGCGCGGTTTCTATGACCGGCTCGACGCGGCGCGCAGCGCGGCGCTCGCCGGCGCCCGCTTGAATCGTGCCGCGGTGCGCGAAGCGGCGCTCGCGCACGAGGTCTGTCCGTATTATCTGGCGCAGGAGCTGACCCGCTGGGCGGACGTGGTGGTCGGCGATTACAACTACTACTTCGACAGCAACGCGATGCTGTACGCGCTCACGCAGATCAACCAGTGGCGCGTCGGCGTGCTGGTGGACGAAGCGCATAATCTGCTCGAGCGCGCGCGCCGCATGTATACGGCGTCACTCGACCAGGGCGCGTTCCGGCTCGCGCGCAAGTCGGCGCCGCCCACGTTGCGCAAACCGCTCGAACGCTTGCAGCGCGAATGGAATGCCGTCAAACGCACGCAGACCCAGACTTACCAGGTCTATCCGGAGGTGCCCGGCAAGCTGCTCGCCGCCGCCCAGAATCTGATCGGCGCGGTCACGGATCAGCTCGCGGAGGCTCCGCTGTCCATCGACGAGGCGTCGCTGCGCTTTTTCTTCGACGCAATGCATTTCGTCGCGCTTGCCGAGCAGTTCGGCGAGCATTCCATGTTCGACATCACCCTCACTCGCGACCTCTTCGCGCCGCGCGACAAAACCAGCGCCACGCTGTGCGTACGCAATGTGATTCCCGCGCCTTTTCTCACGCCGCGCTACGCCGCCGCCCGCACCACGGTGATGTTTTCCGGCACCCTCAATCCGCATCACTTTTATCGCGACACGCTCGGGTTGCCGGCCGACACGCAATGGCTCGACGTGGAGGGGCCGTTCCGGGCAGAGCAGTTGCAGGTGCGCGTGGCAGGCAATGTATCTACGCGTTGGCGTGATCGCGAGCGTTCGCTCGTGCCGATCGTCGATCTGATCGCGCGGCAGTACGCGGCGCAGCCCGGCAATTACCTGGGATTTCTGAGCAGTTTCGACTATCTGCAAAGCGTGGCCGCGTTAATGCGCGAGCGGCATCCGGAGGTGCCGATCTGGACGCAGGAGCCGCGCATGGACGAAGCCGCGCGCGACGCGTTTCTCGCGCGTTTTCGCACGACGAACGAGGGCGTGGGCTTCGCGGTGCTGGGCGGCGCGTTCTCGGAGGGCGTCGATCTGGTTGGGCAGCAGTTGATCGGCGCGTTTATCGCCACGCTCGGTTTGCCGCAGATGAACGAGGTGAACGAGCAGATGCGGCGCACGATGGAGACGAAGTTCGGCAGCGGGTACGAC includes:
- a CDS encoding LUD domain-containing protein, which encodes MATREAFLAKVRAAQPAARPRPDVPLFDPVGGDLRERFTAALQAMGGTCVYAANANEVATLIRERFGEAASIASATWEVTGTRTLTADTEPASLQDIDVGVVRARFGVAETGSVWFSEREYVVNALGYIVQHLVVLLDPAELLDGLQDVYRRDDFREARYAALVTGPSATADIEGVLIRGAQGVRSLTVMWLAG
- a CDS encoding ureidoglycolate lyase, coding for MSEAIDYLNPALPPDLRLVSMPVVDATPATLKHFGRLVAEPGDCTIEIVQWPATGSRPIDAGTGDEAGTTEGTFVSEWRGDILYGRNEAVGGNYILAYAKEPEAAREDHANAPERMLLWHANYHPDGGQLFFPLEGRPFYVPLALPGDDIAPESFVCFRFDGTQGLYIHPGIWHEGVFTLSGTQRFFDKQGAVHARVSVDFAREFGCLLEAPIVAAKA
- a CDS encoding VRR-NUC domain-containing protein, translating into MRSGVPYYLQNFERALAWLAERYDDLLDAGERGFMRDFAALPQAARALLVRMLMRKGTLFRASRLAYDEIGCPLQAGTPLSALRWIDTEPALTLDELFALTPRAELLVIFADTLALIPGAKNLRKPELLDALRPFYAVEREAGSEPQHGAARPLSLWHAGTSDRVLHVAIAPLCERLRLMFFGNLRQEWSEFVLADLGIFQYEKVAFAASSRAFQQRADVDIYLALHACREALDRLPAGDPGAEHEAIRELVTAVGAIETSNAWLETRRAKLLFRIGYHCERRQQWPTALAVYETSAWPGARHRRMRVLERSERFDEALALAQQAAASPESEEEAQRIARMLPRLRRKRGETPVRAPAARAVERSMVVLPKPGTPQAVEYVAREHLTSDTAPVHYVENALINSLFGLLCWEPVFAALPGAFFHPFQRGPADLHAPDFYTRRATQFAACLAQLDGGAYRETILRHWHGKAGLQSPFVFWGLLTPELMTLALDCLPAAHLKLWFERLLRDVRGNRSGLPDLIRFWPNERRYELIEVKGPGDRLQDNQIRWLAYCVEHGMPVRVLDVRWAEEAIPQDADRAMSPTEVAA
- a CDS encoding ATP-dependent DNA helicase, which codes for MTYMVAVRALCEFTARRGDLDLRFTPAPTSLEGMAGHVTVAGRRAGGYQTEITLTGTHRGLTVRGRADGYDPVANRLEEVKTHRGDLERMPANHRTLHWAQALVYGHLMCRARGLADMTIALVYFDIGSQKETLLTQTHSARDLEIFFVEQCERFLDWAVQEEAHRAARNAALGALQFPHGQFRSGQRELAVSVYRAARDGKPLMAQAPTGIGKTLATIFPLLKACASEQIDRVFFLTAKTPGRALALDAIETLHRSAVLPLRTLELVARDKACEHPDKACNGESCPLARGFYDRLDAARSAALAGARLNRAAVREAALAHEVCPYYLAQELTRWADVVVGDYNYYFDSNAMLYALTQINQWRVGVLVDEAHNLLERARRMYTASLDQGAFRLARKSAPPTLRKPLERLQREWNAVKRTQTQTYQVYPEVPGKLLAAAQNLIGAVTDQLAEAPLSIDEASLRFFFDAMHFVALAEQFGEHSMFDITLTRDLFAPRDKTSATLCVRNVIPAPFLTPRYAAARTTVMFSGTLNPHHFYRDTLGLPADTQWLDVEGPFRAEQLQVRVAGNVSTRWRDRERSLVPIVDLIARQYAAQPGNYLGFLSSFDYLQSVAALMRERHPEVPIWTQEPRMDEAARDAFLARFRTTNEGVGFAVLGGAFSEGVDLVGQQLIGAFIATLGLPQMNEVNEQMRRTMETKFGSGYDYMYLYPGLQKVVQAAGRVIRTEHDQGVVHLIDDRYRRPEVRRLLPRWWEVR